Within the Spirochaetota bacterium genome, the region CCCGCACCGGGATATCGGCCGCGGGCCGCCCCAGCATGTACCCCCCATGGGCGCCCCTGAATGTAGCCACCAGGCCGTGCGCCTTAAGCGGAATGATGATCTGGCTCAGGTATTTTTCGGAAATGCATTCGTCCCTGGCAATCTCTCGTAGAAGGATGGGACCTGCGCCATCGCGCGCACCGAGATCCATCATCATGCGCAATCCGTATCGAAGCCTCGTCGAAATTTTCATTGTGTTCGCCCGGAGTCCTTATATGGAAGCATATTACTAGTAATTGAAATTCGATTCTTCGTCAAGGCAATTTCGGCGGGGCGGCAGAATGGGCCTTGAAAAATCCGGGTATGCCGCAATCCTTCCCATCCACGCCGACGGCGAAACCATCGCCGCTGCCGCTCAAAGAGCGCGCATCGAAATCGCGGAAAAAGCGCTTGAAATCATTCGCCCCGCCGCGTCATAACACCGTCAGATTTCAACACGCCGGAGGCGGATCGTGCCCGAAGCTTATAGCATCATCCTTTTCAAATCGGTCAGCCACGCCATGCACGCCGAAAACCTGCTCAAGCGGGCGGGCGTGCCCGTGAAGCTTATCCCCATTCCGCGCCACCTGAGCTCCGATTGCGGCGTGTGCCTCCGGTTCGCGCGCGAATCGCGCGCCACCGTGGAGGAGACGCTCAGGGATCGCGTGGGATACGATCGCATTGTCGATACGGAATAACGGGCCGGACGGGCGGCGCGCCCCGGGAAGCTGCTTGACGCGGGAATGGCCGGCGTGTATCACGTCAGGTCTCAAGCACGGAATTCATTAGAGGATTTGGAATACGCCATGACGCTTCCGCCGCGCATCCGCCGCGATTTCCTGCTGTTCTTCATCGCCGTCTCTGTCGCGGCTTTTTCCCAGAGCGTGATCGATTCGGTGTTTAACAATTTCCTCGCGGAGAGCTTCTCGATCACGGACCTCCAGCGCGGGGTCCTGGAATTCCCGCGCGAATTGCCGGGATTTCTCGTCATCTTCTTCTCGGCGCTCTTCGCCTTCCTGTCCATACGGCGCATGGCCGCGCTCGCGAACCTTTTCGCGGCGGTGGGGATACTCTGCGTCGGGTTTTTCTCGATCGACTTTTCCTTCATGCTGCTGTGGCTTTTCATTTTCAGCACGGGGCAGCACCTGTTCATGCCCCTCGCCTCGACCATAGGCATGGAATTCGCCGACGAGGGCAACGCCGGAAGCCGCCTGGGCCAGTTCAACGGCGCGATGAACCTCGCGGCCATCGTGGGGAGCTTCCTGATCTTTATCGGGTTCAAGTATCTCGATTTTTCATTCTCAATCGCGTTCACGATTTCCGCCGCGGGCTTCCTCACGGTGTCCGCGCTCATGTTTTTCATGAAACCGGACAAACCGCTCCCCGCGCGGACGCGCTTCAAGCTTCGTAAAGAATACCGGCTCTTCTACTGGCTGAATATCCTGTTCGGCACCCGCAAGCAGATATTCCTCACCTTCGCGCCCTGGGTGCTCGTCAAGATATTCAACCAGCGCACGGAGGTCGTCGCGACGCTGCTCACCGCGGGGGGCATTATCGGTATCTTCTTCAAGCCCCTGCTGGGGCGCGCCATAGACCGGCTGGGCGAGCGCTTCATCCTCATGGCCGAGGCGGCGCTCCTCGTCTTCGTGTGTGCGGGCTACGGGTTCGCCCGCGATATCTTCACGGAGGACGTCGCGATGTACATTGTCTTCGCCTGTTACGTGATCGACCAGCTCCTCATGTCGGTAAGCATGGCGCGCGCGACCTACATGAGGAAGATCGCGCTTTCGCCCGCCGACATCTCCCAGACGCTCACCATGGGCGTGACGATCGACCACATCTTCTCGATCACCATCGCGCTTGTAAGCGGGGCAATCTGGATCACCCTGGGCTACCAATACGTGTTTCTTCTCGCGGCGTGCATCGCGTTCGTGAATTTCTTCTCGGCGTCGCTGGTGAAAATCCCAAGTAACCGAGTACCGGAATAGGATTCCGGGTACCCGCGTAAATCCCCCCTTTAGGTAACTGATCATTACCCATATCACAAAAATTGCCTCAGGAAGCCCCCTAAATCCCCCGGAGGGGGACTTTAGCAATCGGCAGAATATGCATTTTCTGGCATTGGCAGGTGTCGTTGCCCCCGTCGGGGGGGTATGGGGGGTGTTTTTTAAGCAGATAAATACTTGTTGACTTCGCGTCAATATTTAATAATCAGAAGCACATCATTCGAAACTACATGCGTGCCGCGATATGCCTGCCGCGGCCTTCCGGGAGCCTATGAAAACGACCGTAAGCCTGATCCTGTTCATCGCCCTCTGCATCTCCTCCACCGTCCTGTACGCGGAGCTTAAGCAGGGGGATACCGCCCCCTCCTTCACGCTGCGGGACTCGAAAAACAGGCTCGTCCTGAGCAAGGCGGTGATCCAGCAGAAGCCCCTGCTCGTGAGCTTCTACTTCGCGGGGTGCGAACCGTGTAAGAAGGAGCTCCCGGAAATGCAGAAGCTTTTCGAAAAGCACGGGAGCGCCGTCGCCTTTTACCTCGTTTCCACCGACAAGGAGGGCGCAGAGGTCGCCGTTCCGTTCGTCCAGAAGCTCTCGGTCACCATCCCCGTTCTCTGCGACAAGTATTCCGACGCGGCGAAGGGATTTGGTGTAACGAAGTACCCGACCGTCGTGATCATAGGGATGGATGGGACCGTCCTGTTCGCCGCGAGCGGTTACCATGAGGAGACGATTGCGCTGATTGATCAGGTGTTGGGGGCGCTGCATCAATAGGGGATATTGCCAAACCGGATGAATTCTTTTACCCGGAGAAATCCTTCTCACGCACCAGCGCATAGCTGAACCGATTGCTCCATCCGCGCTTGATCGCCTTCCGGTAGTGCCCCAGGAACTCATGATAGCGGAAGCTTTCGGGACCATACCGGAGCACCTGGCAGCCGGCGCTCCATTTCCCAATGTGCTCAATCCTGTCAACGCTGTAATGTATATTGATCCCCGACCAATCGATTTACTGGACGGTGCGACCGTCCAGGTCCAGCACCATGTCGCGCGTCGTGTCTCGATAGAGCCTGAGCAAGCCTACCTGCTGGAGTGCGGGCAGCCCATAGTGCAATCCCAGTGTGTACGCGCCACGGTAGAAACCGGGGGCAAGAATCGCTGTCCCGAATTCGGGGAGCATGGGATGTTGCAAATAATAGATCCCGGGAACCGTCGCGGCCTTATAGGTGTAGAGCTTCCACTTACCCTTCACTTTGTAGAAAACACACAGGCAATCGTTGAATCGATCGGCCTGCACCTCCCCCGTCTCATCGTTCATTATCGACCGGATGCCGACCGTGTTTATATTGTAGTCCCCGGTCTCGAAGACGGGATAATACTTTCTTTTCATTACACTAATTATCGAAGAGACGGAAAATTTTTTCATTGGGGCCTCGTACAGGTAAATTTTCCAACCTTCCCCGAAGCGATGCTTCACAAGCGGGTCAGTTCTATATACGAGCGGGGATGCGCAAACGGTAATACTTTTACGCGCGGGGACGGGTGATTTCTCGTTCCCGCGCGCAAGAGTAATTCATTATGCATGCAGGGAGGGATCGACAAGGAGCCGGCACGCCGGTCTCCTGGCTAGTTCTTGAACATGAGTTCGTTGCTAGTTATTATTCTCCTGCTAATATTCAGCATCGTGTAACATGTGTATGTTCCGTCTTCACCGATCTCCAGGTATTCATCGATTTTTTGCTTGGACTCCAAAGCGAGAGAAGCCGCATCCACCTGGAACCCGGATTTATTTCCTTCTGTCCCTATGGCAAGGGCCAGCCGCGTTCTCATCTGTGCGATGCCGTTTTCCATAGACGCCCGCCGGGCTTCATCGATGCTGTTTCCCCGTCCTATTCCCACGAAATACGCAAACTGATCATCCGCCGGGGTCTTGCTTACCCATTCCGGGGCCGCATCGTCCGCTGCATAAGCACTCGTTAATAAACCAGTTGTGGTTGCCTCGTTAGCGGCTATTCCGGCAGAAATTTTTCTAATAAATTCATCTTCCCTGGTGTAAATAGAGTCCCTTTTCTGAAAGATGAGATACTCCAGCACCGCTTTTCGCTTCACAATGGTCGTAGTATTGTACTCCGCAACGTAGAGCTTCATTTGCGAATAGTCGCGGTTCATTTCCCGTACGAGCTTG harbors:
- a CDS encoding Rrf2 family transcriptional regulator, with the translated sequence MKISTRLRYGLRMMMDLGARDGAGPILLREIARDECISEKYLSQIIIPLKAHGLVATFRGAHGGYMLGRPAADIPVREIVEALEGTIELVDCVESPAACSRSGDCVAREFWEGLGGAMRGYLESVTLDELVRKLKARRGEPAHQGSYSI
- a CDS encoding DUF3343 domain-containing protein, whose product is MHAENLLKRAGVPVKLIPIPRHLSSDCGVCLRFARESRATVEETLRDRVGYDRIVDTE
- a CDS encoding MFS transporter, translating into MAGVYHVRSQARNSLEDLEYAMTLPPRIRRDFLLFFIAVSVAAFSQSVIDSVFNNFLAESFSITDLQRGVLEFPRELPGFLVIFFSALFAFLSIRRMAALANLFAAVGILCVGFFSIDFSFMLLWLFIFSTGQHLFMPLASTIGMEFADEGNAGSRLGQFNGAMNLAAIVGSFLIFIGFKYLDFSFSIAFTISAAGFLTVSALMFFMKPDKPLPARTRFKLRKEYRLFYWLNILFGTRKQIFLTFAPWVLVKIFNQRTEVVATLLTAGGIIGIFFKPLLGRAIDRLGERFILMAEAALLVFVCAGYGFARDIFTEDVAMYIVFACYVIDQLLMSVSMARATYMRKIALSPADISQTLTMGVTIDHIFSITIALVSGAIWITLGYQYVFLLAACIAFVNFFSASLVKIPSNRVPE
- a CDS encoding TlpA family protein disulfide reductase — its product is MPAAAFREPMKTTVSLILFIALCISSTVLYAELKQGDTAPSFTLRDSKNRLVLSKAVIQQKPLLVSFYFAGCEPCKKELPEMQKLFEKHGSAVAFYLVSTDKEGAEVAVPFVQKLSVTIPVLCDKYSDAAKGFGVTKYPTVVIIGMDGTVLFAASGYHEETIALIDQVLGALHQ